The following are from one region of the Ignavibacteriota bacterium genome:
- a CDS encoding glycosyltransferase family 2 protein, whose amino-acid sequence MEEQIQKLGIDVSIIIVNYKSTELLRNCLNSIYTFTKDISFEIIVVDNESIPGELEDVTKKFAGIKLVKNELNKGFGAANNQGTELAEGKYLLFLNNDTILQENSIKKVFDYADSISGENIIGCRLLNEDRSIQKSVFDFPTLANVFTSNFFLYLLFPKSKYFNKYHLMNSEINSITEVDVVTGAFLFTPKQIFKKLGGFDERFFFYMDETDLCYRYKQMNENVVYFPETSLIHLKGKSAGGESWFKNKYQSISTIKFFQKHFKGMKFFFAIIFHYAGLIIRIPVFLIGGILMMKRDLVKRSLYYTRLFFIYPANEFKS is encoded by the coding sequence ATGGAAGAGCAAATTCAAAAGTTAGGGATTGACGTTTCGATAATTATAGTTAATTATAAATCAACAGAATTATTGAGAAACTGTCTTAATTCGATTTATACTTTTACAAAAGATATTTCATTTGAAATTATAGTAGTGGATAATGAATCAATTCCAGGTGAACTTGAAGACGTCACGAAGAAATTCGCCGGGATAAAACTCGTTAAGAATGAACTGAATAAGGGATTCGGAGCGGCAAATAATCAGGGAACGGAACTGGCTGAAGGAAAATATTTATTGTTTCTTAATAATGATACAATTCTTCAGGAGAATTCAATTAAGAAAGTTTTTGATTATGCTGATTCAATCTCAGGTGAGAATATTATAGGTTGCAGACTTCTTAATGAGGATAGATCGATTCAAAAATCTGTTTTTGATTTTCCGACTTTAGCTAATGTATTTACATCAAACTTTTTTCTTTATTTACTGTTTCCTAAATCAAAATACTTCAACAAATATCATCTGATGAATAGCGAGATAAATTCAATTACAGAAGTTGATGTAGTTACAGGTGCATTTCTTTTCACTCCAAAGCAAATCTTCAAAAAGCTTGGTGGATTTGATGAGAGATTTTTTTTCTATATGGATGAAACGGATTTATGCTATCGTTATAAGCAGATGAATGAGAATGTAGTTTACTTTCCTGAAACTTCGCTTATTCATTTGAAAGGGAAATCAGCCGGAGGAGAATCCTGGTTCAAAAATAAATATCAATCAATCTCCACCATTAAATTTTTTCAGAAGCATTTTAAAGGAATGAAATTTTTCTTCGCGATAATTTTTCATTATGCAGGTCTGATTATCCGCATTCCGGTTTTTCTGATCGGTGGAATCTTAATGATGAAAAGAGATTTAGTGAAAAGAAGTTTGTACTATACCCGATTATTTTTTATTTATCCGGCTAATGAGTTTAAAAGCTGA
- a CDS encoding glycosyltransferase family 2 protein encodes MIETSSRKYSFSIVIPCYNERDNIGNCLDSIINQNYDHDLIDIVIVDGHSSDGTIDKVKSYQEKFPKITLLDNPVRKTPTSLNIGIKESKGEIIVILGAHASLDPDFIYYNNKYLTERNLKVTGGTQINLGFNLTQKAIGWAMENPFGMGSAPYRWSRKEQFVDTVVYAAYRRELFDEIGYFEENFSIAEDAELNWRIRKAGHKIFFSPDIKSYYHPRKTVKKFIQQMFRYGILRVHMFKKHKSAAKITHLIPPAFVFTLIILSILTMLSILSPLFLIIVLGFYFFVNLLSVSIKSTKENFKFIPLISSLIFALHFSWGLGFLVGLLLPRSKRW; translated from the coding sequence ATGATAGAAACATCCTCCAGGAAATACAGTTTCTCGATTGTGATACCTTGTTACAATGAACGGGATAATATCGGAAATTGTTTGGACTCAATTATAAATCAAAACTACGATCATGATTTAATTGATATAGTTATCGTTGATGGACATTCATCTGACGGAACGATTGACAAAGTAAAAAGTTATCAGGAAAAATTTCCTAAGATTACACTACTGGATAATCCTGTAAGAAAAACACCTACCTCATTGAACATTGGAATAAAAGAATCAAAGGGTGAAATAATTGTTATACTTGGAGCGCATGCATCCCTCGATCCGGATTTCATCTATTATAATAATAAGTATCTAACTGAAAGAAATTTGAAAGTTACCGGTGGCACACAAATAAATCTTGGATTCAATCTCACTCAAAAAGCAATTGGGTGGGCAATGGAAAATCCGTTTGGAATGGGAAGCGCGCCTTATCGTTGGAGCAGGAAAGAACAGTTTGTAGATACTGTTGTTTACGCGGCATACAGAAGAGAATTATTTGATGAAATAGGATATTTTGAAGAAAACTTTTCTATAGCGGAGGATGCCGAATTAAACTGGCGTATAAGAAAAGCCGGACACAAAATATTTTTTTCACCTGATATTAAAAGTTATTATCACCCGAGAAAAACTGTTAAAAAGTTTATACAACAAATGTTCAGATACGGAATATTAAGAGTGCACATGTTCAAGAAACATAAATCGGCTGCAAAAATAACTCATCTGATCCCACCAGCTTTTGTATTTACACTTATTATACTTTCGATATTGACGATGCTTTCAATTTTATCGCCTTTGTTCCTGATTATTGTTCTTGGATTTTATTTTTTTGTAAACCTGCTGAGTGTTTCAATCAAATCAACAAAAGAAAATTTTAAATTTATTCCATTAATATCCAGTTTGATATTCGCATTACATTTTTCATGGGGATTGGGTTTTTTAGTTGGATTACTTCTGCCCAGATCAAAAAGGTGGTAA
- a CDS encoding glycosyltransferase family 4 protein, protein MISQALFPPDIRLEKEIKSLNEAGYKILVVCNQYDKTQNPAFKYCEIKRVNALFKSIKLNRIINFPIFFNPRYLVKVFICIVRFKPGFIHAHDLPMVPIALLFGKLFRLPVIFDMHENYPEALKAFGKTGLINLIFKNYKAARLLEKFCIKYSDAIITVVEENTERLLKQDVNPEKIYLVSNTVDLDTFAMEPIDEKIIAKYNNFIVLLYAGYVTPERGLDVVVKGMSRLKEKFTNVKLLIIGNGITVPVLKKNSDELSLKNVIEFIDWPGHDKLASYFKVTKIFISPQPECEFWNTTIPHKLFEYMSKSKPVLAADSKAIKRIVDESKCGLTYKTGDSENFAAAATEILSSDNLFGQNGLKAVKEKYNWKTDSKVLISLYAKKFSG, encoded by the coding sequence ATGATTTCGCAGGCACTTTTTCCTCCTGATATCAGGTTAGAAAAAGAAATTAAAAGCCTTAATGAAGCCGGATATAAAATTCTTGTGGTTTGCAATCAGTATGACAAAACACAAAACCCCGCTTTTAAATATTGCGAAATCAAAAGAGTTAACGCACTGTTTAAATCCATAAAACTCAACCGCATAATTAATTTTCCGATCTTTTTTAATCCAAGATATCTGGTTAAAGTTTTTATTTGTATAGTAAGATTTAAACCAGGATTTATTCATGCTCACGATTTACCAATGGTTCCAATTGCTTTGTTGTTCGGAAAGTTGTTCAGACTTCCGGTAATTTTTGACATGCATGAAAACTATCCTGAAGCTTTGAAAGCTTTTGGTAAAACCGGTTTGATAAATTTAATATTTAAGAATTACAAAGCAGCCAGACTTCTTGAAAAGTTTTGTATTAAATATTCAGATGCAATTATTACAGTAGTTGAGGAAAATACAGAGAGACTGTTGAAGCAAGATGTTAATCCGGAAAAAATTTATCTTGTTTCAAACACTGTTGATCTTGATACTTTTGCTATGGAACCGATCGATGAAAAAATCATTGCGAAGTATAATAATTTTATTGTTTTGCTTTATGCCGGCTACGTTACACCTGAAAGAGGTTTGGATGTTGTTGTAAAAGGTATGAGCCGTTTGAAAGAGAAATTTACTAATGTGAAACTCCTGATCATCGGTAATGGAATTACTGTTCCAGTATTAAAAAAAAATTCTGATGAACTGTCACTAAAAAATGTAATCGAGTTCATAGACTGGCCCGGTCACGATAAACTCGCTTCATATTTCAAGGTAACGAAAATATTTATAAGCCCACAGCCTGAATGTGAATTTTGGAATACCACTATTCCGCACAAACTGTTTGAATATATGTCCAAATCAAAACCGGTTTTAGCCGCTGATTCAAAAGCCATTAAACGAATCGTCGATGAAAGTAAGTGCGGATTAACTTATAAAACAGGTGATTCTGAAAATTTTGCTGCTGCGGCAACTGAAATTTTATCTTCAGATAATCTTTTCGGTCAAAATGGATTAAAAGCCGTAAAAGAAAAATATAATTGGAAAACGGATTCAAAGGTATTAATTAGTCTCTATGCGAAAAAATTTTCAGGTTGA